A stretch of Vigna angularis cultivar LongXiaoDou No.4 chromosome 4, ASM1680809v1, whole genome shotgun sequence DNA encodes these proteins:
- the LOC108342704 gene encoding protein PELPK1 yields the protein MSSTMTTFGLSTVVFSVLVLTLLSANSHTTVVGARNLLEPTLSKPEMPQLPNVPQLPKVSEISKIPELPKIPEITKLPELLKIPELPKVPELSKVPELLKIPELSKIPEITKLPELPKVSELPKIPELLKIPEFPKAFPATHP from the coding sequence ATGTCTTCAACCATGACTACTTTCGGTTTGTCAACAGTGGTTTTTTCAGTTCTTGTTCTAACATTATTGTCTGCAAATAGCCACACAACGGTTGTCGGAGCCCGCAATCTTCTAGAACCAACATTATCTAAGCCAGAAATGCCACAACTTCCCAATGTTCCTCAGTTACCTAAGGTTTCAGAAATATCCAAAATTCCTGAATTACCTAAAATTCCTGAAATAACCAAACTTCCTGAGTTACTAAAGATTCCAGAATTACCCAAAGTTCCTGAGTTATCTAAGGTTCCAGAATTACTCAAAATTCCTGAGTTATCTAAGATTCCTGAAATAACCAAACTTCCTGAGTTACCAAAAGTTTCAGAATTACCCAAAATTCCTGAGTTACTTAAGATTCCTGAATTTCCTAAAGCATTTCCAGCTACCCATCCTTGA